The following coding sequences lie in one Pseudomonas sp. B33.4 genomic window:
- the orn gene encoding oligoribonuclease has translation MPNPQNLIWIDLEMTGLDPENDVIIEMATIVTDSDLNTLAEGPVIAIHHSDEVLARMDEWNTRTHGNSGLTQRVRDSRISMAEAEAETIAFLEKWVPKGKSPICGNSICQDRRFLYTHMKALESYFHYRNLDVSTLKELAARWAPDVRDSFKKGSTHLALDDIRESIAELQHYRKHFIKF, from the coding sequence ATGCCAAACCCGCAGAACCTGATCTGGATCGACCTGGAAATGACCGGTCTGGATCCGGAAAACGACGTCATCATCGAGATGGCCACCATCGTCACCGACAGTGATCTGAACACGTTGGCCGAAGGCCCGGTGATCGCCATTCACCACAGCGACGAAGTGCTCGCGCGCATGGACGAGTGGAACACCCGCACCCACGGCAACTCCGGCCTGACCCAGCGTGTACGCGACAGCCGCATCAGCATGGCCGAAGCGGAAGCCGAAACCATCGCTTTCCTGGAAAAGTGGGTGCCGAAGGGCAAGTCGCCGATCTGCGGCAACAGCATCTGCCAGGACCGCCGCTTCCTTTATACGCACATGAAGGCGCTGGAAAGCTACTTCCACTACCGCAACCTCGACGTCTCCACGCTCAAGGAACTGGCGGCGCGCTGGGCGCCGGACGTGCGTGACAGCTTCAAGAAGGGCAGCACGCACCTGGCACTGGACGACATCCGCGAATCGATTGCCGAGTTGCAGCATTACCGTAAGCACTTCATCAAGTTCTAA
- a CDS encoding DUF6543 domain-containing protein, translating to MTGKPPRIKPVTVPTKPFDSSVDGSHRPSFSSSAAPPLTSAHRQKPLPPSSWPDSVGVTPAISVSVNLRSSAIDELAIHAKKFSLADYSIPIPKSLGEADAQGIRVSRQRQYVAVDNDHMVQVVLDADSGLFRATQASELDPSGPLLKPDSEGRFWLPIENSEPHNRSVSLNSKHRHKAQLFLRSGHSVDDFSPLTIERILAVSGVGEILAHDSHIHPTPMALLQDTLRRFSLDRNIELFITKMQHSDPCVRAQADPQMQVLLALRENDLIESRVQQHRAFLFQEIERAFELDCDDNTVQMRRIFPLLPKTTAQALWQEASAADRLHMHNQSGMPRQLAKEVLLALRDVRLTRACEGIYLDSVSSPDSDRLALKMIGRLAGWPQQTRIEIRQGTMEGEVLSAIGEAGSPVRHILIRQDDGYVIRSSDVPLPQRSEDLYSAVWLLLLPGHRQLLGVTEGGGPALQQLIRVQPLPSRQAVNELLEFAPLPVNVDPVTAQLRQAGQLRGGGDNNPASTKSVLDRVRNLYPQLSEEEVTTFTRERLKSDAFAVLNRLENEFATLRDELAVWTADGASPDAPTSAPEGVPTNAKRRQAREQFSTKLQDIWQRKSVSKWGEGDYQFSHYVDFSGELPRLSSRFEYVTELILTANEPGARIGAFLDSFPNIQCLGIVGIKMEEFASGIFQMRQLSELTLDGCSLELSEVTVEGLARIETLTRLNLANNPLTVAPHVGYMTGLTALMVYKTNLSSLPSGIDRLPELQVMALHNNNISDVGDELFEIPDTRDLFIGLLGNPLSDVSRQRIDQYLENSSLDRKLEIQTEEVFSESDTDSESSESGISTGSESD from the coding sequence ATGACTGGCAAACCGCCAAGGATAAAACCTGTAACTGTCCCAACCAAACCGTTCGATTCCAGCGTGGACGGCTCTCATCGGCCGTCGTTCTCGTCTTCGGCAGCACCGCCTCTGACCAGCGCGCATCGTCAGAAGCCCTTACCCCCATCCTCTTGGCCAGATTCGGTCGGAGTGACGCCAGCGATCAGTGTGAGCGTGAACCTGAGGTCTTCAGCGATCGATGAATTGGCGATACATGCCAAAAAATTCTCACTGGCAGATTACTCGATACCCATCCCCAAAAGTCTCGGCGAGGCCGATGCGCAGGGCATCCGGGTTTCGAGGCAGCGTCAGTATGTCGCCGTAGACAATGACCATATGGTGCAAGTGGTGCTGGACGCCGACAGTGGCCTGTTTCGCGCCACGCAGGCCAGTGAGCTCGACCCCTCCGGCCCGCTGCTGAAGCCGGACAGCGAGGGCCGGTTCTGGCTCCCGATCGAAAACAGCGAACCGCACAATCGTTCTGTGAGCCTCAATTCGAAACACCGGCACAAGGCACAACTGTTTCTGCGATCGGGCCATTCAGTGGACGATTTCTCCCCTCTCACTATTGAACGTATTCTTGCGGTGAGTGGCGTGGGTGAAATACTAGCGCACGACTCTCACATTCATCCCACGCCTATGGCCTTGCTGCAGGACACGCTCAGGCGTTTCTCCCTCGATCGAAACATCGAACTGTTCATCACAAAAATGCAACATTCCGATCCGTGCGTGCGTGCGCAGGCCGATCCACAAATGCAGGTTTTGCTGGCGTTACGCGAAAATGATCTGATCGAATCCCGTGTCCAACAGCACCGCGCTTTTCTCTTTCAGGAGATTGAGCGTGCGTTCGAACTCGACTGTGATGACAACACGGTGCAGATGCGGCGGATTTTTCCTCTGCTGCCGAAAACGACGGCCCAGGCGTTGTGGCAGGAGGCAAGTGCCGCCGACCGTTTGCACATGCACAATCAATCGGGAATGCCACGGCAACTGGCAAAAGAGGTGCTGCTGGCGTTGCGCGATGTTCGCCTGACAAGAGCGTGTGAAGGAATATATCTGGATTCGGTGTCCAGCCCTGACAGTGACCGTTTGGCGTTGAAGATGATCGGGCGTCTTGCGGGGTGGCCGCAACAGACCCGTATCGAGATTCGCCAGGGGACGATGGAAGGGGAGGTTCTGAGCGCTATCGGCGAGGCCGGTTCGCCGGTTCGTCACATACTGATTCGCCAGGATGATGGCTATGTCATCCGAAGTAGCGACGTCCCATTACCTCAAAGATCCGAGGATCTGTATTCAGCCGTCTGGCTCCTGTTATTGCCCGGGCATCGTCAGCTGCTCGGTGTGACAGAAGGCGGTGGTCCGGCGTTGCAGCAGTTGATCCGTGTACAGCCGTTGCCGTCGCGACAGGCCGTGAACGAATTGCTGGAGTTCGCACCGCTTCCGGTTAACGTCGATCCTGTTACTGCGCAACTCCGGCAAGCGGGGCAGTTGCGAGGTGGTGGCGATAACAACCCGGCGTCGACAAAGTCCGTCTTGGACCGTGTTCGTAATCTCTATCCGCAGCTTTCGGAGGAGGAGGTGACGACGTTTACCCGCGAGCGTTTGAAGAGTGATGCCTTCGCCGTATTGAATCGCCTGGAAAACGAGTTTGCGACATTGCGTGATGAATTGGCAGTTTGGACTGCCGACGGGGCGTCACCTGATGCGCCGACATCAGCTCCAGAAGGCGTGCCAACAAATGCCAAACGACGCCAGGCTCGCGAGCAGTTCAGCACAAAGCTGCAAGATATCTGGCAGCGCAAGTCGGTTTCGAAGTGGGGGGAGGGAGACTATCAATTTTCTCACTATGTTGATTTTTCGGGCGAGTTACCAAGGCTGTCCAGCCGATTTGAGTATGTGACAGAGTTGATATTGACCGCCAATGAACCGGGCGCACGGATAGGTGCGTTTCTTGACAGCTTTCCGAATATTCAATGTTTAGGAATCGTTGGCATAAAAATGGAGGAATTCGCCTCAGGAATATTTCAAATGCGCCAGTTAAGCGAGCTTACGCTGGACGGGTGTTCGCTGGAGCTATCCGAGGTCACAGTTGAAGGATTGGCCAGAATCGAAACGCTGACCCGGTTGAATCTGGCCAACAACCCTCTGACAGTTGCTCCGCATGTAGGCTACATGACGGGTCTGACCGCCTTGATGGTATATAAAACGAACCTTTCCAGTCTTCCCTCAGGTATAGACAGGCTCCCGGAACTTCAGGTCATGGCATTACACAATAATAATATTTCCGACGTTGGAGATGAATTGTTCGAAATTCCGGATACCCGGGATCTGTTCATTGGTTTATTGGGCAACCCGCTGAGTGACGTTTCCAGGCAACGGATTGATCAGTACCTGGAAAATTCCAGTCTGGATCGGAAATTGGAAATCCAGACTGAGGAGGTCTTTTCAGAATCTGACACCGATAGTGAGTCCTCAGAGAGCGGCATCTCGACAGGTTCAGAGAGTGACTGA
- a CDS encoding trimeric intracellular cation channel family protein yields MLLMLYLIAITAEAMTGALSAGRRGMDWFGVVLIACVTALGGGSVRDVLLGHYPLTWVKHPEYLVLTSVAAMFTVFTARWMRHLRSLFLVLDAVGLVAFTLIGCMTALEMGHGMLVASVSGVITGVFGGILRDIFCNDIPLIFRRELYASVSFAAAWCYMLCLYLNLPSEQAILITLFGGFLLRLLAIRFHWEMPKFVYNDEH; encoded by the coding sequence ATGTTGCTGATGCTCTATCTGATCGCCATCACTGCTGAAGCCATGACCGGCGCCCTGTCTGCCGGGCGACGCGGCATGGACTGGTTTGGCGTGGTGCTGATCGCCTGCGTTACAGCCTTGGGCGGTGGTTCGGTGCGTGATGTGCTGTTGGGGCATTACCCGCTGACATGGGTCAAACACCCGGAATATCTGGTACTGACCTCGGTCGCGGCAATGTTCACAGTGTTCACGGCGCGCTGGATGCGCCACCTGCGCTCGTTGTTTCTGGTACTCGACGCTGTCGGACTGGTGGCGTTCACCCTTATAGGCTGCATGACCGCACTGGAAATGGGCCACGGTATGCTGGTGGCCTCAGTCAGCGGCGTGATAACCGGGGTATTTGGCGGCATCTTGCGCGATATCTTCTGCAACGATATTCCATTGATCTTTCGTCGCGAACTCTATGCGAGTGTTTCTTTCGCCGCAGCCTGGTGCTACATGCTGTGTCTTTACCTGAATCTGCCCAGTGAGCAAGCCATTCTGATTACCCTGTTCGGCGGGTTTTTATTACGTCTGCTGGCCATTCGTTTTCATTGGGAAATGCCAAAATTCGTTTATAACGACGAACATTAA
- the rsgA gene encoding small ribosomal subunit biogenesis GTPase RsgA, with the protein MAKRQLNRRQNWRIEKIQGERAARAAKRESSAVEALEGGDLGPEQTGLVIAHFGVQVEVEAVDGDQAGQVFRCHLRANLPALVTGDTVVWRAGNQGIGVIVAQLPRTTELCRPDSRGQLKPVAANVDMIVIVFAPLPEPHANLIDRYLVAAEHAGIRPLLLLNKFDLIDEQNAPALNALLAVYRTLGYPVLEVSAHHGNGMEQLQEQLDGRISVFVGQSGVGKSSLVNSLLPEVETRVGPLSELSGQGTHTTTTARLFHFPGGGELIDSPGIREFGLGHVSRADVEAGFIEFDDLLGTCRFRDCKHDREPGCALLKALEDGRIQQQRMNSYRSIIASLPENGY; encoded by the coding sequence ATGGCCAAACGCCAACTCAATCGTCGTCAAAACTGGCGCATCGAAAAGATTCAGGGCGAACGCGCTGCGCGCGCCGCCAAACGCGAGTCCTCGGCGGTCGAAGCCCTTGAGGGCGGCGACCTGGGCCCGGAACAAACCGGTCTGGTGATCGCCCACTTCGGTGTGCAGGTCGAGGTCGAAGCGGTTGACGGTGATCAGGCCGGCCAAGTGTTCCGCTGCCACTTGCGCGCTAACCTGCCAGCACTGGTGACCGGCGACACCGTCGTCTGGCGCGCCGGCAATCAGGGCATCGGTGTGATCGTCGCGCAATTGCCGCGTACCACCGAACTGTGCCGCCCGGACAGCCGTGGCCAACTCAAACCGGTAGCCGCCAACGTCGACATGATCGTCATCGTCTTCGCGCCGCTGCCTGAGCCTCACGCCAACCTGATCGACCGTTATCTGGTCGCGGCCGAACACGCCGGCATCCGCCCGTTGCTGCTGCTGAACAAATTCGACCTGATCGACGAACAGAACGCCCCGGCGCTCAACGCGCTGCTGGCGGTGTATCGCACCCTCGGTTATCCGGTGCTGGAAGTGTCGGCGCACCACGGCAACGGCATGGAACAGTTGCAAGAGCAACTTGATGGCCGCATCAGTGTGTTCGTCGGTCAGTCCGGTGTCGGCAAGTCGTCGCTGGTCAACAGCCTGCTGCCTGAAGTTGAAACCCGTGTCGGGCCGTTGTCCGAACTGTCCGGCCAGGGCACGCACACAACGACTACCGCGCGACTGTTCCACTTCCCTGGCGGCGGTGAACTGATCGACTCCCCGGGTATCCGTGAATTCGGCCTCGGCCACGTCAGCCGTGCCGATGTCGAAGCCGGTTTCATCGAGTTCGATGACTTGCTCGGCACCTGTCGCTTCCGCGACTGCAAGCATGATCGCGAACCGGGTTGCGCGCTGCTCAAGGCACTCGAAGACGGACGCATCCAGCAGCAGCGGATGAACAGCTACCGCTCGATCATCGCCAGTCTGCCTGAAAACGGCTATTAA
- a CDS encoding RHS repeat-associated core domain-containing protein: MVGEFSLVNLILQYLNLEIKGRFSMGSNSSSVVHSNAFNFGEFVSGGVDPRTGMYNCAFSLGKLHSADLNGPELALSLGFNPLNQADIGFGVGWSLPMTNYDLRSKVMTLSNGERYRAVETSTGLKFKEMKLQTARVLVTGKERYEVRYKDGRRELLKVLTGTQVAVVEKIVAANGVSISLKHELFNQFPRLSEVRDGKRSLLKITRNSGQVTLTRHPDTSTSSDYKLILKNARVTAIELPVGKGWDLEYEVIDEASYLHRVVNPLRGVEIIRYKRQGHSFLNGVERTLPFVIAHDIYPGRGQPRLCKVYRYSDHNFLGQSLTPAKDNDLDPLYLAPNHYVYTSDEQLIVSGKVHTRIKRTYNKFHLLVAEVTTCGDAQITAATEYHGSVTKPFNEQVAQFRLPKVQTVTYLDRRTQQERVETTVTEFDGEGNLLKHVEPSGVTTLTEFYPTSGGEKCPEDPLGFSRFPRKRTVTAAALGNASTVTYYNYALHTALDGAELASVLPVEECFYEVIELVEVVELVEVVKRVEVLRSKTERSYLNTPKDPLKHGATAQQSITLNDKKTATAFSYELEGDRLRIKSSTRGFDGALQTSEKVLSTLTGLQVSEVGVDGERIQYEYDAIGRVVCKTVASGTPYAAATQWAYLAASRQQPATMVTTDPAGGEQRMTYDGLERVLTVQEKDCDHPDKDGLIPTREIYSALHDSVGHKVKVTLTDWCDGQPYPVSNRYEFDSWGQVSTTLHADGRIEHSEADPVLRQQTHWFQGMGKTLTLVNEFGKPVSVESFNLKSKSLGKTVYSYDGFGRTTGKTDPVGNTTRYEYDVFDRIIRTVLPDTSAVVTDYAEHSDEGLSIGIKVGDKVLGQQTYDGLGRLIQSTVGGRKSEAGYEDGFTPPQWYKSADGKKTEFTYLRALGGLLTERKAGALLTAMTYDPVSGNPLTCTEHDRTRSFTYYPSGRIKSETTTFGAITKATSSTWSLQGRPITHVDVLGAESRSAYDKHGRLLSTSQGTLKTEFHYDIQTGMLGWTKTEETSIKRQMITRFAYDDIGRETCRTFEIQGQPDQTLESTYTLAGKLAQKVSRRGTQVLRDEQFAYDVRGRLIQYDCAGTQKPRDPYGKEIIQQIFTFDALDNMLTVQTKFPLGLNMTTFSYANPDPVQLSAVKHSHVDYPPAVTLEYDANGRMIKDDQARTLAYDAFGRLEQLSSKGGSIIRGYHYDGFDDLVELSQPDKVTAQRYYYAGRVANEVSGENSSSVVRHGGALVGQQQLGLNAGAQLFGTDQQQSVLATLGKEQLTDCAYSPYGHRPAEGGLFSLAGFNGEQLDPVTGLYLLGNGYRAYSPTLMRFLAPDSMSPFGAGGLNAYSYCLGDPVNRVDPTGHISWQSILGIGLSILGVVASVLTMGAATPWAAAALGLAVTSGLAGIASEVVNELAPGSQAGEILGWISFGLGLASLGAGLAAGAKAAVNTGRKMASAFSEGLSGKGAGKAGQYLKKGGKGAKAAAKKANAPVEKVAQEPWQLQKAKENLISTKARQEMAEDFYKGVESNKSPRQAAVELAMKYEEFGSVGDGKTVSHVFFSSHGGRGERIYLLEDTKQRVCKVIQAGGHWSDGQTNAIIRSARSMDTTRV, translated from the coding sequence GTGGTCGGCGAGTTCTCGCTGGTCAACTTGATCCTCCAATATCTAAATCTGGAAATAAAAGGACGTTTTTCAATGGGAAGTAATTCATCTTCCGTGGTTCATTCAAATGCTTTCAACTTCGGTGAATTTGTTTCCGGAGGTGTTGATCCTCGCACGGGTATGTACAACTGCGCCTTTTCTTTGGGCAAGTTGCACTCGGCGGATCTCAATGGCCCAGAGCTAGCGCTTTCACTGGGTTTTAATCCGCTCAATCAGGCAGATATCGGTTTCGGCGTTGGCTGGTCTTTGCCCATGACGAACTACGACTTGCGCAGCAAAGTCATGACGTTGTCCAACGGTGAGCGTTACAGGGCTGTCGAGACGTCTACCGGTCTGAAGTTCAAGGAAATGAAACTGCAGACCGCGAGGGTATTGGTGACCGGGAAAGAGCGCTATGAAGTTCGGTACAAGGATGGTCGGCGTGAACTGCTCAAAGTCCTGACCGGCACTCAGGTCGCTGTAGTGGAAAAAATAGTCGCGGCGAACGGCGTAAGTATCTCGCTGAAGCACGAGTTGTTTAACCAGTTTCCCAGGTTGAGCGAAGTCCGTGATGGCAAGCGGTCCCTGTTGAAGATTACGCGCAACAGCGGTCAGGTGACATTGACCCGGCATCCCGATACCTCGACCAGCTCCGATTACAAATTGATCCTGAAAAACGCTCGGGTAACGGCAATCGAGCTTCCGGTCGGTAAAGGTTGGGATCTGGAATATGAAGTCATCGATGAGGCCAGCTATTTGCACCGCGTTGTTAATCCATTGCGCGGTGTAGAAATCATTCGCTACAAGCGGCAAGGGCATAGCTTCTTGAATGGCGTGGAACGGACACTGCCGTTCGTGATCGCTCACGATATCTACCCGGGGCGCGGCCAGCCCCGACTCTGCAAGGTATACAGGTACTCCGACCATAACTTCCTTGGGCAGAGCCTCACCCCGGCCAAGGACAATGACCTTGATCCCCTCTATCTCGCGCCCAACCACTATGTCTACACCTCGGACGAGCAGTTGATAGTCAGCGGCAAAGTACATACGCGTATCAAGCGCACCTACAACAAGTTCCATCTGTTGGTGGCTGAGGTTACAACCTGTGGCGACGCCCAGATCACCGCCGCCACCGAATATCACGGTTCCGTCACAAAGCCATTCAATGAGCAGGTGGCTCAGTTCCGCCTGCCGAAAGTCCAGACGGTGACTTACCTTGATCGGCGCACCCAACAGGAACGTGTGGAAACCACCGTCACCGAGTTCGATGGCGAAGGCAATTTGCTCAAGCACGTTGAGCCAAGTGGGGTGACGACCTTGACGGAATTTTATCCGACAAGTGGTGGAGAAAAGTGCCCGGAGGATCCGCTGGGTTTCTCCAGGTTCCCGAGAAAGAGGACGGTCACCGCTGCCGCGTTGGGGAATGCTTCGACTGTTACTTACTACAACTATGCCCTGCACACTGCGTTGGACGGTGCGGAACTGGCATCCGTGTTACCGGTCGAGGAGTGTTTTTACGAAGTTATAGAGCTTGTGGAAGTTGTTGAACTTGTTGAAGTTGTGAAACGTGTTGAGGTGTTACGGTCGAAAACCGAACGCAGCTACCTGAATACGCCCAAGGACCCCCTCAAGCACGGGGCCACGGCACAGCAAAGTATCACCCTGAATGATAAAAAAACCGCTACCGCATTTTCCTACGAGCTTGAGGGTGACAGGTTGCGGATCAAGTCCAGCACTCGCGGATTTGACGGCGCGCTACAGACCAGTGAGAAAGTGCTTTCGACGCTAACCGGATTACAGGTGTCGGAAGTCGGTGTTGATGGTGAGCGCATCCAGTATGAATACGATGCGATCGGCCGGGTGGTGTGCAAAACGGTTGCTTCCGGCACCCCTTATGCGGCTGCTACCCAGTGGGCCTACCTGGCCGCCAGCAGACAGCAGCCGGCGACAATGGTGACCACCGACCCCGCCGGGGGCGAGCAAAGAATGACCTATGACGGCCTGGAGCGGGTGCTCACCGTTCAGGAAAAGGACTGCGACCATCCCGACAAGGACGGGCTCATCCCGACTCGCGAGATTTATTCTGCCCTGCATGATTCGGTCGGTCATAAGGTGAAAGTGACGCTGACTGATTGGTGTGATGGCCAGCCTTATCCGGTCAGCAACCGCTACGAATTCGATTCCTGGGGCCAGGTCAGCACAACGCTGCATGCCGATGGGCGTATAGAACACAGCGAGGCGGATCCGGTCCTTCGCCAGCAAACCCATTGGTTCCAGGGGATGGGCAAGACACTTACCCTCGTCAATGAATTCGGTAAACCGGTCAGCGTCGAGAGCTTCAATCTGAAGAGCAAGAGTCTGGGCAAAACCGTTTACAGCTATGACGGGTTCGGGCGCACAACCGGCAAGACAGATCCGGTCGGCAATACCACTCGATATGAGTACGACGTCTTTGACCGGATAATTCGCACTGTCCTGCCTGACACCAGTGCGGTAGTCACCGACTACGCCGAACATAGCGATGAAGGGCTATCGATCGGTATCAAGGTCGGTGACAAAGTGTTGGGGCAGCAAACTTATGATGGTTTGGGTCGTTTGATACAAAGTACCGTGGGCGGACGAAAATCCGAGGCTGGTTATGAAGACGGCTTCACTCCGCCGCAGTGGTACAAGAGTGCTGATGGCAAAAAAACCGAATTCACTTATTTGCGCGCTCTGGGCGGGTTACTGACCGAGCGCAAGGCAGGTGCATTGCTCACGGCCATGACTTACGACCCGGTCAGTGGCAATCCCTTGACCTGTACCGAACACGATAGGACGCGCAGTTTTACCTATTACCCTTCCGGACGCATCAAGTCCGAAACGACGACCTTCGGCGCTATCACGAAAGCAACGTCCAGTACCTGGTCCCTGCAGGGGCGACCGATCACCCATGTCGATGTACTCGGAGCCGAAAGCAGATCCGCATACGATAAGCACGGCCGCCTGCTATCCACGTCGCAGGGGACGTTGAAAACCGAATTCCACTATGACATCCAGACGGGGATGCTGGGCTGGACGAAAACCGAAGAAACGTCGATCAAGCGGCAGATGATCACCCGGTTTGCCTATGACGATATCGGTCGTGAAACCTGCCGTACATTCGAGATTCAGGGCCAGCCCGACCAGACGCTGGAATCGACTTACACGCTTGCTGGCAAACTGGCGCAGAAAGTGTCCAGGCGTGGCACGCAAGTATTGCGCGATGAGCAATTTGCCTACGATGTGCGCGGGCGTCTGATCCAATACGACTGTGCCGGCACTCAAAAGCCACGCGATCCGTATGGCAAGGAAATAATTCAGCAGATTTTCACCTTCGATGCGCTGGATAACATGCTTACCGTGCAGACGAAGTTCCCGCTGGGCTTGAATATGACCACCTTCAGTTATGCCAATCCTGATCCTGTACAGCTCAGTGCAGTCAAGCATTCCCATGTCGACTATCCACCGGCGGTGACGCTGGAGTACGACGCCAACGGCAGGATGATCAAGGACGACCAGGCGCGAACTCTGGCCTATGACGCGTTCGGACGTCTTGAACAGTTGTCCAGCAAAGGGGGATCAATCATTCGTGGCTACCACTACGACGGTTTCGACGATCTGGTTGAGCTATCGCAACCCGATAAGGTAACTGCGCAGCGTTACTACTACGCAGGCCGGGTCGCCAACGAGGTGAGTGGTGAAAATTCATCCAGTGTTGTGCGTCACGGTGGCGCGCTTGTGGGGCAACAGCAGCTCGGTTTGAACGCTGGCGCGCAACTGTTTGGAACCGATCAGCAGCAAAGTGTGCTGGCAACGCTGGGCAAGGAACAGCTCACCGATTGCGCCTACAGCCCTTACGGGCATCGGCCGGCTGAAGGTGGTTTGTTCAGTCTGGCGGGGTTCAACGGCGAGCAGCTGGATCCGGTTACCGGGCTGTATCTGCTGGGTAACGGTTACAGAGCCTATAGTCCGACACTGATGCGTTTTCTCGCCCCCGACAGCATGAGTCCGTTCGGCGCAGGCGGGTTGAACGCCTACAGTTATTGCTTGGGCGACCCGGTCAATCGTGTCGACCCGACCGGGCATATCTCCTGGCAATCGATCCTCGGCATCGGCCTGAGTATCCTCGGGGTTGTTGCCAGCGTGCTGACGATGGGCGCGGCGACGCCATGGGCAGCGGCGGCGTTGGGACTGGCAGTGACTTCAGGCTTGGCGGGTATTGCCAGTGAGGTGGTCAATGAGTTGGCACCGGGTTCTCAAGCAGGCGAGATACTGGGCTGGATCAGTTTCGGTCTTGGGCTGGCTTCGCTCGGTGCAGGTTTGGCGGCGGGTGCAAAAGCTGCCGTGAATACCGGCAGGAAAATGGCTTCAGCCTTTAGCGAGGGACTCAGTGGCAAGGGGGCAGGCAAAGCAGGACAATATTTGAAGAAGGGTGGAAAAGGCGCCAAGGCTGCGGCCAAAAAAGCCAATGCTCCCGTTGAGAAAGTAGCGCAAGAGCCTTGGCAATTGCAGAAAGCCAAGGAAAACTTGATCTCGACTAAAGCCAGGCAGGAAATGGCTGAAGATTTCTACAAAGGCGTGGAAAGCAATAAGTCCCCCAGACAAGCAGCGGTGGAACTCGCCATGAAGTACGAGGAATTCGGAAGCGTGGGCGATGGAAAAACAGTATCGCATGTCTTTTTTTCGAGCCATGGAGGACGTGGGGAGCGTATTTACCTTCTGGAGGACACTAAACAGAGAGTCTGCAAAGTTATCCAGGCGGGCGGCCATTGGTCCGACGGGCAGACCAACGCAATAATCAGATCGGCCAGAAGTATGGATACAACGCGCGTGTGA
- a CDS encoding sterol desaturase family protein: MERLKAYFQRHGNAPFKFGEGRVSGYISATLGLLSLLAVFCFLFPEWLTTAELRKVYDEQFARTTLLLGLVVSFSLGTLNILLNKRKRLGITGLVASGLAVFLGGTNVQVSSIGQTPYSLGLDWFVLALLVSAIVFIPLEKLYSKDPEQNILRPHWRTDLTYFFVSHMLVQFILIFITASSSYIAGWAVSPGLQASVQSLPLVVQFVLAILVADLGQYWLHRLYHVVPFLWRIHAVHHSSTHMDWLAGSRVHFIEILLTRTGVLVPLMLLGFAPQALNAYVILVGVQAVLAHANVRINGGWLNYLIVLPRYHHWHHARHKDYIYKNYAIHTPLVDMLFGTFKLPPKEWPVRYGVFGKELPGGIVRQHLYAFRKPEPKVVVPKPPASV, from the coding sequence ATGGAAAGACTCAAAGCCTATTTTCAACGGCATGGCAACGCACCCTTCAAGTTTGGCGAAGGGCGGGTCAGTGGCTATATTTCGGCCACCCTCGGGCTGTTGAGCCTGTTGGCGGTGTTCTGCTTCCTCTTTCCGGAATGGCTGACCACGGCCGAATTGCGCAAGGTCTATGACGAGCAGTTTGCGCGCACCACGCTGTTGCTCGGTCTGGTGGTTTCGTTCAGCCTCGGCACCCTGAATATCCTGCTCAACAAGCGCAAGCGTCTGGGGATTACCGGTCTGGTGGCTTCGGGGCTGGCGGTGTTTCTCGGTGGCACCAATGTTCAAGTCAGCTCGATCGGGCAGACCCCGTACTCGCTCGGTCTGGACTGGTTTGTGCTGGCGCTGCTGGTGTCGGCGATCGTGTTCATTCCCTTGGAAAAGCTCTATTCCAAGGACCCTGAGCAAAACATCCTGCGCCCGCACTGGCGCACCGACCTGACCTACTTTTTCGTCAGCCACATGCTGGTGCAGTTCATCCTGATCTTCATCACCGCGTCCTCAAGCTATATCGCCGGTTGGGCGGTGTCGCCCGGCTTGCAGGCGAGTGTGCAAAGCCTGCCGCTCGTTGTGCAGTTTGTGCTGGCGATCCTGGTCGCCGATCTCGGTCAGTACTGGCTGCACCGTCTCTATCACGTGGTGCCATTTCTGTGGCGCATCCACGCGGTGCATCACTCCAGCACCCACATGGACTGGCTTGCCGGTTCGCGCGTGCACTTCATTGAAATCCTGCTGACCCGCACCGGTGTGCTGGTGCCATTGATGCTGCTGGGCTTCGCGCCGCAAGCATTGAATGCCTACGTGATTCTGGTCGGTGTTCAGGCGGTACTGGCGCACGCCAACGTGCGGATCAATGGCGGCTGGCTGAACTACCTGATCGTGTTGCCGCGCTACCATCATTGGCACCACGCCCGGCACAAGGATTACATCTACAAAAACTACGCGATCCACACGCCGCTGGTGGACATGCTGTTCGGCACGTTCAAGCTGCCGCCGAAGGAGTGGCCGGTACGTTACGGCGTGTTCGGCAAGGAATTGCCGGGCGGGATTGTGCGCCAGCATCTGTATGCGTTTCGCAAGCCTGAGCCAAAGGTGGTTGTGCCAAAACCGCCGGCCAGCGTTTGA